In one window of Posidoniimonas corsicana DNA:
- a CDS encoding S1C family serine protease has protein sequence MHLFRNRSTLTCVLCMLVGAVVGAALMAGLVDLPAMESTAFAQPAAPNQASPYAVAPAGAPADRAPINLTPEELANIRVYEVAQRAVVNITTSTLQADMFFRVQHGKGSGSGSIIDRQGHILTNNHVIEDAQEIQVTLFNGETYDAQLIGADSEYDMAVLKIDAPADRLSPIEMGESDTLRVGQKAYAVGNPFGLEGTLTTGIISSLNRSLPSRVRNRTMTSMIQTDAAMNPGNSGGPLLDTSARMIGMNVAIASKIGQNSGVGFAIPVNRVRRFLPDLIEHGKVVRPDHGIIELAVTPNGLTIARVRPDGPADRAGLRGFRIVRRERRQGAVRYIDTRIDRSYADSIVSIDGTPVRTAQEFLSIVDRCSPGQEVTVTVIREGRRQDVQLRLGAT, from the coding sequence ATGCACCTGTTCAGGAACCGTTCAACACTCACGTGTGTCCTCTGCATGCTGGTCGGCGCCGTTGTGGGCGCCGCGCTGATGGCGGGCCTGGTTGACCTGCCGGCGATGGAATCCACGGCCTTCGCCCAGCCCGCCGCTCCCAATCAGGCTTCGCCCTACGCGGTGGCGCCCGCCGGCGCGCCGGCCGACCGGGCGCCGATCAACCTGACCCCTGAGGAGCTGGCCAACATCCGCGTGTACGAGGTCGCTCAGCGGGCCGTGGTGAACATCACCACCAGCACGCTCCAGGCGGACATGTTCTTCCGTGTGCAGCACGGGAAGGGCTCCGGATCGGGATCCATCATCGACCGCCAGGGCCACATCCTCACCAACAACCACGTCATCGAGGACGCCCAGGAGATCCAGGTCACGCTGTTCAACGGAGAGACCTATGACGCCCAGCTCATCGGCGCCGACTCCGAGTACGACATGGCCGTGCTCAAGATCGACGCCCCCGCCGACCGGCTGTCGCCGATCGAGATGGGCGAGTCCGACACCCTCCGCGTAGGGCAGAAGGCGTACGCCGTGGGCAACCCGTTCGGGCTCGAGGGCACGCTCACCACCGGCATCATCTCGAGCCTCAACCGCTCGCTCCCCAGCCGCGTTCGCAACCGTACGATGACCTCCATGATCCAGACCGACGCCGCGATGAACCCCGGAAACTCCGGCGGCCCGCTGCTGGACACCAGCGCGCGGATGATCGGCATGAACGTGGCAATCGCGTCGAAGATCGGGCAGAACTCCGGCGTCGGCTTCGCCATCCCGGTGAACCGGGTGCGGCGGTTCCTGCCCGATCTCATCGAGCACGGCAAGGTCGTCCGTCCTGATCACGGCATCATCGAACTCGCGGTGACTCCCAATGGCCTGACCATCGCTCGCGTGAGGCCCGACGGCCCCGCCGACCGCGCCGGGCTGCGCGGCTTCCGCATCGTCCGCCGCGAGCGCCGGCAGGGCGCGGTGCGCTACATCGACACCCGCATCGACCGCTCGTACGCGGACAGCATCGTCTCGATCGACGGCACGCCGGTGCGGACCGCTCAGGAGTTTCTCTCCATCGTCGACCGCTGCTCGCCCGGCCAGGAGGTGACCGTGACGGTGATTCGCGAGGGCCGCCGCCAGGACGTCCAGCTGCGGCTGGGCGCAACCTAG
- the rph gene encoding ribonuclease PH: protein MSQRIDGRPDDQLRPIKIERGFASNAPGSVMIHAGQTMVLCTASVAADVPPWLAGRGKGWVTAEYNMLPGSTSPRKPRDRAKVDGRTTEIQRLIGRSLRAVVDLEALGERSITVDCDVIRADGGTRTASITGAFVALVDAVRSIDIDPPDPSRVFRDSVAAVSVGLVDRRVRLDLNYHEDAAAEVDMNVVMTGGDRFVEVQGTGEEATFSATELQQLVAAATAGVARLTELQRESLGPHWPGA from the coding sequence ATGAGCCAACGCATCGACGGTCGCCCGGACGACCAACTCCGACCCATCAAGATCGAACGCGGCTTCGCGTCCAACGCGCCCGGCAGCGTGATGATCCACGCCGGGCAGACCATGGTGCTGTGCACCGCCAGCGTCGCGGCCGACGTGCCGCCGTGGCTGGCCGGCCGCGGCAAGGGCTGGGTCACCGCCGAGTACAACATGCTGCCCGGCAGCACCTCACCCCGCAAACCCCGCGACCGCGCCAAAGTCGACGGTCGCACCACCGAGATCCAGCGTCTGATCGGGCGCAGCCTGCGGGCGGTGGTCGACCTCGAGGCGCTCGGCGAACGCTCGATCACCGTCGACTGCGACGTGATCCGCGCAGACGGCGGCACCCGCACCGCGAGCATCACCGGCGCGTTCGTCGCGTTGGTGGACGCGGTCCGGTCGATCGATATCGATCCGCCAGACCCGTCACGCGTGTTTCGCGATAGCGTCGCGGCCGTGAGCGTTGGGTTGGTAGACCGGCGTGTCCGACTGGACCTCAACTACCACGAGGACGCCGCGGCCGAGGTCGATATGAACGTCGTGATGACTGGCGGCGACCGCTTCGTCGAGGTGCAGGGGACCGGTGAAGAGGCTACCTTCTCCGCCACGGAACTGCAGCAGCTGGTGGCCGCCGCGACCGCGGGGGTAGCCCGTCTGACCGAGTTGCAGCGAGAGTCGCTTGGGCCCCATTGGCCCGGCGCCTAG
- the scpB gene encoding SMC-Scp complex subunit ScpB, with translation MSPTPQTEAPSPLSLQRLTAAFAQMLGGASDAPDEAPAPPPSAVSPKGIIEAILFVGAENGRPRTAEELASEMRDVTPEEVRTAVAELNNEYQRDAAPYEIADRAEGFRLQLREDLQRVRDKFYGRVKEVRLSPKALEVLSVVAYRQPTTAAAVDKLRGVSSGPLLSQLVRRGLLRRELAGEPGGQGRYFTTDRFLQFFRLDSLEQLPRAAELDD, from the coding sequence GTGTCCCCAACCCCACAAACCGAAGCGCCGTCGCCGCTGTCGCTTCAGCGTCTGACCGCGGCGTTCGCGCAGATGCTCGGCGGCGCCTCCGATGCGCCGGACGAGGCGCCCGCGCCGCCGCCCAGCGCGGTCAGCCCGAAGGGCATCATCGAGGCGATCCTGTTTGTCGGCGCGGAGAACGGCCGGCCGCGCACCGCCGAGGAACTCGCGTCCGAGATGCGCGACGTCACGCCCGAGGAGGTCCGCACGGCGGTCGCCGAGCTGAACAACGAGTACCAGCGTGACGCCGCGCCGTACGAGATCGCCGACCGCGCGGAGGGCTTCCGCCTGCAACTGCGCGAGGACCTGCAGCGTGTGCGGGACAAGTTCTACGGGCGGGTGAAGGAGGTCCGGCTCTCGCCCAAGGCGCTGGAGGTGCTGTCGGTGGTGGCGTACCGACAGCCAACCACCGCCGCCGCGGTGGACAAACTGCGGGGCGTGTCGAGCGGGCCGCTGTTGTCGCAACTTGTGCGTCGGGGCCTGCTGCGACGCGAGCTGGCCGGGGAACCGGGCGGGCAGGGTCGGTACTTCACCACCGACAGGTTCCTGCAGTTCTTCCGGCTGGACAGCCTGGAGCAGCTGCCCCGCGCCGCCGAGCTGGACGACTAG
- the rpe gene encoding ribulose-phosphate 3-epimerase, with the protein MPNFRNRESVRASLGSRSPVLMPSLLACDFANLQQEIRDIEATGVHGLHLDVMDGHFVPNLSFGLPVIEAIRAVTDLPLDVHLMIDNPAEYAARYRDAGADCITVHAEVLDDPRPLLDEIRESGAMAGLSLNPPTPLETILPALPHCDLVLVMSVMPGFGGQEFDPVALEKLSRLRDDPACDALLEVDGGVNPSTIADCVRAGADLLVAGTAVFGADDYQQRVDSLNQLARSGRDG; encoded by the coding sequence ATGCCCAACTTTCGCAACAGAGAATCCGTCCGCGCCTCGCTGGGCAGCCGCTCGCCGGTGCTGATGCCGTCGCTGCTGGCGTGCGACTTCGCCAACCTCCAGCAGGAAATCCGGGACATCGAGGCCACCGGCGTCCACGGGCTGCACCTGGACGTGATGGACGGGCACTTCGTGCCGAACCTGTCGTTCGGGCTGCCGGTGATCGAGGCCATCCGCGCGGTGACAGACCTGCCGCTGGACGTGCACCTGATGATCGACAACCCGGCGGAGTACGCGGCCCGCTACCGGGACGCCGGCGCCGACTGCATTACGGTCCACGCCGAGGTGCTCGACGACCCGCGGCCGCTGCTCGATGAAATCCGCGAGTCCGGCGCCATGGCCGGCCTGTCGCTGAACCCGCCCACGCCGCTCGAGACGATCCTCCCCGCCCTGCCCCACTGCGACCTGGTGCTCGTGATGAGCGTGATGCCCGGATTCGGCGGGCAGGAGTTCGACCCGGTCGCCCTCGAGAAGCTGAGCCGCCTGCGCGACGACCCAGCCTGCGACGCGTTGCTCGAGGTCGACGGCGGTGTGAACCCGTCGACCATCGCCGACTGCGTGCGGGCGGGGGCCGACCTGCTGGTCGCGGGCACGGCGGTGTTTGGAGCGGACGACTACCAGCAACGCGTTGATTCGCTCAACCAGCTGGCCCGCTCGGGCCGCGACGGCTGA
- a CDS encoding histidine phosphatase family protein yields MLRILLITPGATEYDQQGRVQGNLDIPLSADGREQVAKVIEQLEGFEPEAIYSSPCESCEQTAKQVGAALDVRPKTLDKLANLDHGLWQGMLIEDVKTKQPKVFRQWREQPETVCPPQGETVLAAKNRVSEVLRKVLKKHKSHDSVVVVAPEPLASVVRHVLRHDELTDFWGRRPGQAGWEVLEPMVPLKDA; encoded by the coding sequence ATGCTCCGCATTCTGCTAATCACCCCCGGCGCCACCGAGTACGACCAGCAGGGCCGTGTCCAGGGCAACCTTGATATCCCGCTGTCGGCGGACGGGCGCGAGCAGGTGGCGAAGGTCATCGAACAGCTCGAGGGGTTCGAGCCCGAGGCGATCTACTCCAGCCCCTGCGAGTCCTGCGAGCAGACCGCCAAGCAGGTCGGCGCCGCGCTGGACGTGCGGCCCAAGACGCTGGACAAGCTGGCAAACCTGGACCACGGGCTGTGGCAGGGGATGCTGATCGAGGACGTCAAGACGAAGCAGCCCAAGGTGTTCCGCCAGTGGCGCGAGCAGCCGGAGACTGTCTGCCCGCCGCAGGGCGAGACCGTGCTGGCGGCCAAGAACCGCGTCTCGGAGGTTCTCCGGAAGGTGCTGAAGAAGCACAAGTCGCACGACTCGGTGGTGGTGGTCGCCCCCGAACCACTCGCCAGCGTGGTCCGCCACGTGCTGCGGCACGACGAGCTGACCGACTTCTGGGGCCGGCGGCCCGGCCAGGCAGGCTGGGAGGTGCTGGAGCCGATGGTCCCCCTGAAGGATGCGTAA
- a CDS encoding SLC13 family permease has translation MTLAVLLAQQPALTWQGSLAILVTALVFLGLQVRRVPVELLFLSGLAVITLAGVITPKMALKGFSEPAVILIGALFAASAGLRTTGALDWVGNLLLGRATSERGALLRLTLVAPISAVVLNTPLVAMLAPVVIDWCRKRDVSPSRLLMPLSYFTILGGVVTVIGTSTTLVCNAKLSESASAWQNRPDVLSQVSDIGLLEITWVGLPVMAVGVLYVLTIGHWMLPNRSEPSTRLAKRRREYLVELMVQPTCPLIGKSVEDAGLRNLPGLFLIEIAREDQVITPVTPRDVIQSGDRMVFTGVVDTIADLERISGLVPAVDDSYEHEPEKRTRRQLTEAVLSRTSPIIGSTVRDANFRERYNAAIVAVHRNGERLTNKIGNIRLEPGDTLLLQTRNDFVEQHRNNREFYLVSQIDGSSARRHDRALIAVGLFLLLIAWLMTIALAGGPTHLGPVPIGNLLGNDPKPVAAVTVVLAMILFRCLSSSQARSAIDLQVLMTIAAAIGLGQGIEKSGAADWIAQGLIGLTQASPLPPAAVPFALLVTVYLVSMVFTEAITNVAVASIMIPLSISVAAAGGLNPRPFIMAVAIAASLSFATPIGYQTNLMVMGPGGYHPRDYLRVGGPLTLLCAVVALTLIPLIWPLT, from the coding sequence ATGACCCTAGCCGTCCTCCTCGCTCAACAGCCCGCGCTCACGTGGCAGGGGTCGCTGGCCATCCTGGTGACCGCCCTGGTCTTCCTCGGCCTGCAGGTGCGGCGGGTGCCCGTTGAGCTGCTGTTCCTCAGCGGCCTTGCGGTGATTACGCTCGCGGGCGTGATCACGCCAAAGATGGCGCTCAAGGGGTTCTCCGAGCCGGCGGTGATCCTCATCGGCGCCCTGTTCGCGGCCTCGGCCGGGCTGCGGACCACCGGCGCCCTCGACTGGGTCGGAAACCTGCTGCTAGGGCGGGCCACGAGCGAACGCGGCGCCCTGCTGCGGCTGACGCTCGTGGCGCCCATCTCGGCGGTGGTGCTCAATACCCCGCTGGTCGCCATGCTGGCGCCGGTGGTGATCGACTGGTGCCGCAAACGCGATGTTTCGCCCTCCCGGCTGCTGATGCCCCTGAGCTACTTCACCATCCTGGGCGGAGTGGTGACGGTAATCGGCACCAGCACTACGCTGGTCTGCAACGCCAAGCTGAGCGAGAGCGCCAGCGCATGGCAGAACCGCCCCGACGTGCTGAGTCAGGTGTCGGACATCGGGCTGCTGGAAATCACCTGGGTCGGGTTGCCGGTGATGGCGGTCGGCGTTCTGTACGTGCTGACGATCGGCCACTGGATGCTGCCCAACCGGTCGGAGCCCTCCACGCGGCTCGCCAAACGCCGGCGCGAGTACCTAGTTGAGCTGATGGTGCAGCCGACCTGCCCGCTAATCGGCAAGTCGGTCGAAGACGCCGGACTGCGGAACCTGCCTGGACTGTTCCTCATCGAGATCGCCCGCGAGGACCAGGTGATCACGCCAGTTACGCCCCGCGACGTAATCCAGTCCGGCGACCGGATGGTGTTCACCGGCGTCGTCGATACGATCGCCGACCTGGAGCGGATCTCCGGCCTGGTGCCTGCCGTCGATGACAGCTACGAGCACGAACCTGAGAAGCGCACCCGCCGGCAGCTGACCGAGGCGGTGCTGTCTCGCACCTCACCGATCATCGGGTCGACCGTGCGGGACGCCAACTTCCGCGAGCGCTACAACGCGGCCATCGTCGCGGTGCACCGAAACGGCGAACGCCTGACTAACAAGATTGGCAACATCCGCCTAGAGCCCGGCGACACCCTGCTCCTGCAGACCCGCAACGACTTTGTGGAGCAGCACCGCAACAACCGCGAGTTCTACCTGGTGAGCCAGATCGACGGGTCGTCCGCCCGCCGGCACGACCGCGCCCTGATCGCCGTCGGGCTGTTCCTGCTGCTGATCGCGTGGCTGATGACCATTGCGTTGGCCGGCGGGCCGACTCATCTGGGGCCCGTGCCGATCGGCAACCTGCTGGGCAACGACCCGAAGCCGGTCGCGGCGGTGACTGTCGTGCTGGCGATGATCCTGTTCCGCTGCCTGTCGAGTTCGCAGGCACGGTCGGCAATCGACCTGCAGGTGCTCATGACGATCGCCGCCGCCATCGGCCTGGGGCAGGGGATCGAGAAGAGCGGCGCGGCCGACTGGATCGCCCAGGGCCTGATCGGGCTGACCCAGGCGTCGCCGCTGCCGCCCGCCGCGGTGCCGTTCGCGCTGCTCGTGACCGTGTACCTTGTGTCGATGGTGTTCACCGAGGCGATTACCAACGTGGCGGTCGCGTCGATCATGATCCCGCTGTCCATCAGCGTCGCGGCCGCCGGCGGTCTGAACCCGCGGCCGTTCATCATGGCGGTCGCGATCGCCGCTTCGCTGAGTTTCGCCACCCCCATCGGCTACCAGACCAACCTGATGGTCATGGGCCCGGGCGGCTACCACCCCCGCGACTACCTGCGGGTCGGCGGCCCGCTGACGCTGCTCTGCGCGGTGGTTGCGCTCACGCTAATCCCCCTGATCTGGCCGCTTACCTGA
- a CDS encoding VWA domain-containing protein gives MNLLTRHSLVIALAAALLPAAAQAGQVGPVGVYQHESGDTYFSMSLSADFGAEPAQAGRNIAVLFDTSASQTGMYRTTALSALKAMLGKLRAEDRVRLYAVDLEARPMGDRFSPAGSAALGAAVEKLKHETPLGSTDLNKALKAAAHDLEESNASNRVVVYIGDGVSAANLLRGPSFAGLISELRDGRVSVNSYAIGPQRDAELLAAIANGTGGNLYVDGAMSLADEASGVTLERANEENARRGAQVGRTLASWAQAEVVWPKSVAVSDSISELYPAELPPMRSDRDSIVVGRLKPDAKQIQISASLGHADRPQPSAWRHAVPEASEANAYLSQLVGQAESDQGVSLPTLGTAGLNEVARTLNAGVEQLTNLAEKAVATGDSKSANQIAEAVLRRDPGNLRAKTVKRVVARKTGESDEPTDNRADLNMVRVAQVEVVDAPALGDPVVVYDSAEPYYDPSGLPPADVVRDDEFLTAVEKQNRIMAEQLRKEVQVAISEARDIMSRSPQDAIQSLKLMAQSIQNAPELLADVRASLSDRLEMALRQASRAASIKDELDRQSEEAIAAARERMQLLDSMEQNREREKQLMDRFNALMDEEQYAQAEEVAEIVRTIDPEGVTPVAADQWAAFSRYHYQNQQLRALRAKAWIETLAQVEQSAIPFPDNPPIVYPDAEFWRQITESRKKYESVGITGKSDSEERIAEALASPLTSAGLDFLDTPLEEVVDFLRTEYEIEIQLDETALDDLGIGTDEPVTVNLRNISLRSALRLMFKQLELTYVIADEVLLITTEEEAETRLTVRVYNVGDLVIDKTPIPALGGAGGGGGGFGGGGGGLGGGGGGFGGGGGGLGGGGGGFGGGGGAFSVPEDLVLTKRAVPTNASAPAVVAEPVRKAKRAAKPSPIKIDDSIPADQFWADYFEAGEVDPAAVRETSRQLMKRGDHAGVVALIQNALRHGQPQPWMYEALGIAMQVAGNSPHDVERAIMSAVDFSSSADELILISHYLTKLELDSRAIQVLQQAVKLDPTLKEAYLLGMKSAERTGDLDGLRWATVGILSRAWPSDQQGIEDEARRLAAATLRQLEVDGRISEHDAYNDDLVAAMQRDCVIRVTWTGDADVDLLVEEPDGSVCSSSNPRTPGGGVMLGDTFATSDGPGQKGFSETYLCPRGFNGAYQAVVRRVWGDVTAGVVTVDVYTNYGAPNEKHQRGQVELGKGDSAVKFELADGRRAERVDEQQLVNAINRQEAVGRAVLAQQLGSMSDPGVTALRPDDLQRIRRRQLAGGGGGAVGFQPQITVLPDGTQLTVNAVATADRRYVIVRPAPSITSISDVSTFTFAGASQDADDGNDDGDDDGDAAALLLGRRGVNVGGDDDAGGNN, from the coding sequence ATGAACCTTCTCACACGCCACTCTCTCGTCATCGCCCTGGCCGCCGCGTTGCTGCCGGCGGCCGCGCAGGCCGGGCAGGTTGGCCCCGTCGGCGTCTACCAGCACGAGAGCGGTGACACGTACTTCTCCATGAGCCTGTCGGCGGACTTCGGAGCGGAGCCCGCCCAAGCCGGACGCAACATCGCCGTGCTGTTCGACACGTCGGCCAGCCAGACCGGCATGTACCGCACGACCGCCCTCTCCGCCCTCAAGGCGATGCTCGGCAAGCTGCGGGCCGAAGACCGGGTGCGGCTGTACGCGGTCGACCTGGAGGCCCGCCCCATGGGGGACCGTTTCTCCCCGGCCGGCAGCGCAGCGTTGGGCGCCGCGGTTGAGAAGCTCAAGCATGAGACTCCGCTGGGCTCAACCGACCTGAACAAGGCGCTCAAGGCAGCGGCCCACGACCTCGAGGAGTCGAACGCCTCGAATCGCGTTGTGGTCTACATCGGTGACGGCGTCAGCGCCGCTAACCTGCTGCGTGGCCCGTCCTTCGCGGGGCTGATCAGCGAACTGCGTGACGGCCGCGTCTCGGTGAACAGCTACGCCATCGGGCCACAGCGGGACGCCGAACTGCTGGCGGCGATCGCCAACGGAACCGGCGGCAACCTGTACGTCGACGGCGCCATGTCGCTGGCCGACGAGGCCTCGGGCGTGACCCTGGAGCGAGCCAATGAAGAGAACGCCCGCCGCGGCGCTCAGGTGGGTCGTACACTGGCCAGCTGGGCGCAGGCCGAGGTGGTCTGGCCCAAGTCGGTAGCCGTCAGCGACTCGATCTCCGAGCTCTACCCGGCGGAGCTGCCGCCGATGCGTTCCGACCGCGACAGCATCGTTGTCGGGCGTCTGAAGCCGGACGCCAAGCAGATTCAGATTTCCGCTTCGCTCGGCCACGCCGACCGTCCGCAGCCGTCGGCCTGGCGGCACGCCGTGCCCGAGGCAAGCGAAGCCAATGCCTATCTTTCGCAGCTGGTGGGACAGGCCGAGAGCGATCAGGGCGTTAGCCTCCCGACGCTCGGCACCGCCGGCCTGAACGAAGTCGCCCGCACGCTGAACGCCGGCGTCGAGCAGCTAACCAACCTGGCCGAGAAGGCGGTCGCGACCGGCGACTCGAAGAGCGCCAACCAGATCGCCGAGGCGGTTCTGCGGCGTGACCCGGGCAACCTCCGCGCCAAGACCGTCAAGCGGGTTGTGGCCCGCAAGACGGGCGAGTCCGACGAGCCGACCGACAACCGCGCGGACCTGAATATGGTGCGGGTGGCTCAGGTTGAGGTCGTGGACGCCCCGGCCTTGGGCGACCCGGTAGTTGTCTACGATTCGGCCGAACCCTACTACGACCCCAGCGGCCTGCCGCCGGCCGACGTGGTGCGGGATGACGAGTTCCTCACCGCCGTTGAGAAGCAGAACCGCATCATGGCGGAGCAGCTCCGGAAGGAAGTGCAGGTTGCTATCTCTGAGGCGCGTGACATCATGTCCCGCTCTCCGCAGGACGCGATCCAGTCGCTCAAGCTGATGGCACAGAGCATCCAGAATGCGCCCGAGCTGCTGGCGGACGTCCGCGCGAGCCTGAGCGACCGCCTGGAGATGGCGCTGCGTCAGGCGTCCCGTGCGGCGTCGATCAAGGATGAGCTCGACCGCCAGTCGGAGGAGGCCATCGCCGCCGCCCGCGAACGCATGCAGCTGCTCGACTCGATGGAGCAGAACCGTGAACGCGAGAAGCAGCTGATGGATCGTTTCAACGCCCTGATGGACGAGGAGCAGTACGCCCAAGCCGAAGAGGTCGCCGAGATCGTCCGCACGATTGACCCCGAAGGCGTGACCCCGGTCGCGGCCGACCAGTGGGCCGCGTTCAGCCGGTACCACTACCAGAACCAACAGCTCCGGGCGCTCCGCGCGAAGGCCTGGATTGAAACCCTGGCTCAGGTCGAGCAGTCGGCCATCCCGTTCCCGGACAACCCGCCGATCGTCTACCCGGACGCGGAGTTCTGGCGTCAGATCACCGAGAGCCGCAAGAAGTACGAGTCGGTTGGCATCACCGGCAAGAGTGACTCGGAAGAGCGGATCGCCGAGGCCCTCGCCTCGCCGCTTACCAGCGCCGGCCTGGACTTCCTGGATACTCCGCTGGAGGAGGTCGTCGACTTCCTCCGCACCGAGTACGAGATCGAGATCCAGCTCGACGAGACAGCGCTGGACGATCTGGGCATCGGCACCGACGAGCCGGTCACGGTCAACCTCCGCAACATCTCGCTCCGCAGCGCACTGCGGCTCATGTTCAAGCAGCTCGAGCTCACCTACGTCATTGCCGACGAGGTGCTGCTGATCACCACCGAGGAAGAAGCCGAGACCCGGCTCACCGTCCGCGTCTACAACGTTGGTGACCTGGTCATCGACAAGACGCCTATCCCAGCCCTCGGCGGCGCCGGCGGCGGTGGCGGCGGCTTTGGCGGCGGCGGCGGCGGCCTGGGTGGCGGCGGCGGCGGCTTCGGCGGTGGTGGCGGCGGCCTGGGTGGCGGCGGTGGCGGCTTCGGCGGCGGTGGCGGCGCCTTCAGCGTGCCGGAGGACTTGGTCCTCACTAAGCGCGCTGTCCCAACGAACGCCAGCGCCCCAGCGGTTGTGGCCGAGCCTGTCCGCAAGGCCAAGCGTGCGGCCAAGCCCAGCCCCATCAAGATTGACGATTCGATCCCGGCCGATCAGTTCTGGGCGGACTACTTTGAGGCCGGTGAGGTTGACCCCGCAGCGGTGCGTGAGACATCGCGTCAGCTGATGAAGCGCGGAGACCACGCCGGTGTGGTTGCTCTCATCCAGAACGCGTTGCGGCACGGCCAGCCCCAGCCCTGGATGTACGAGGCGCTCGGCATCGCCATGCAGGTTGCGGGCAATTCGCCGCACGACGTCGAGCGGGCCATTATGTCCGCCGTCGACTTCAGCAGCTCCGCGGACGAGCTGATCCTGATCTCTCACTACCTGACCAAGCTTGAGCTCGATAGCCGGGCGATCCAGGTTCTGCAGCAGGCGGTCAAGCTCGACCCGACGCTGAAAGAGGCCTACCTGCTCGGGATGAAGTCCGCCGAACGCACCGGCGACCTCGACGGCCTCCGCTGGGCCACGGTGGGCATCCTCAGCCGCGCCTGGCCGAGCGACCAGCAGGGCATCGAGGACGAGGCCCGCCGCCTAGCGGCCGCAACGCTCCGGCAGCTTGAGGTCGATGGACGCATCAGCGAGCACGACGCCTACAACGACGACCTGGTCGCCGCCATGCAGCGTGACTGCGTGATCCGCGTCACGTGGACCGGCGACGCCGACGTCGACCTGCTGGTCGAGGAGCCGGACGGCTCGGTCTGCTCGAGCAGCAACCCCCGCACCCCCGGCGGCGGCGTGATGCTGGGCGACACCTTCGCCACCAGTGACGGCCCCGGCCAGAAGGGCTTCTCCGAGACCTACCTCTGCCCGCGCGGCTTCAACGGCGCCTACCAGGCGGTCGTCCGTCGGGTCTGGGGTGACGTGACTGCCGGCGTCGTGACGGTCGACGTGTACACCAACTACGGCGCCCCCAATGAGAAGCACCAGCGTGGCCAGGTGGAGCTCGGCAAGGGCGACTCGGCGGTGAAGTTCGAGCTGGCCGACGGGCGTCGCGCCGAGCGTGTTGACGAGCAGCAGTTGGTCAACGCGATCAATCGTCAGGAGGCGGTCGGACGGGCGGTTCTTGCTCAGCAGCTCGGCTCGATGTCTGACCCGGGCGTGACCGCTCTGCGTCCGGATGACCTGCAGCGGATCCGGCGCCGGCAGTTGGCCGGTGGCGGAGGGGGAGCGGTCGGCTTCCAGCCGCAGATCACCGTCCTGCCTGACGGAACCCAGCTAACGGTCAACGCCGTGGCTACCGCGGACCGCCGCTACGTGATCGTCCGCCCGGCGCCGTCGATCACGTCGATCTCGGACGTCAGCACGTTCACCTTCGCTGGCGCCTCGCAGGACGCCGACGACGGCAATGACGACGGCGACGACGACGGCGACGCGGCCGCTCTGCTGCTGGGTCGGCGTGGCGTGAACGTTGGCGGCGATGACGACGCCGGCGGGAACAACTGA
- the accD gene encoding acetyl-CoA carboxylase, carboxyltransferase subunit beta, translating into MSAIARIRQSMQRSPSMATGETNPNGPREKRGVPSGLWIRCGDCGETIFRKTATEQMNVCPMCGHHMYLSAADRVRHMLDEGTFEEWDANLMPTDPLGFADKKPYAQRIVAEQKRTGLRDAALTGAGMIRARRVAFGVTDSAFIMGSMGSVVGERLTRLVERATDQNLPLIITSGSGGGARMHEGILSLMQMAKVSAALARYDQAGGLFISVLTNPTMGGVAASFASLGDLIFAEPKALIGFAGPRTIKATLRTELPEGFQTSEFLLEHGYIDRIVRRADMKSEIARAIDYCGK; encoded by the coding sequence ATGTCCGCGATAGCACGTATTCGGCAGTCGATGCAACGGTCCCCCTCCATGGCGACAGGCGAAACCAACCCAAACGGCCCGCGAGAAAAGCGCGGCGTCCCCAGCGGGTTGTGGATTCGCTGCGGCGATTGCGGCGAGACCATCTTCCGCAAGACTGCCACGGAGCAGATGAATGTCTGCCCGATGTGCGGCCACCACATGTACCTCAGCGCGGCCGACCGCGTCCGGCACATGCTGGACGAGGGCACGTTTGAGGAGTGGGACGCCAACCTTATGCCCACCGACCCGCTGGGCTTCGCCGACAAGAAGCCCTACGCACAGCGGATTGTCGCCGAGCAGAAGCGGACCGGCCTCCGCGACGCGGCGCTCACCGGCGCCGGCATGATCCGCGCCCGCCGCGTGGCCTTCGGGGTCACCGACTCGGCGTTCATCATGGGCAGCATGGGCTCGGTGGTGGGCGAGCGGCTGACGCGGCTCGTTGAGCGGGCCACCGATCAGAACCTGCCCCTGATCATCACCAGCGGCTCGGGCGGAGGGGCCCGGATGCACGAAGGCATCCTGTCGCTGATGCAGATGGCCAAGGTCTCCGCCGCGTTGGCGAGGTACGACCAGGCGGGCGGGCTGTTCATCAGCGTGCTCACCAACCCCACCATGGGCGGCGTCGCCGCCAGCTTCGCATCGCTGGGCGACCTGATCTTCGCCGAGCCGAAGGCGCTGATCGGCTTCGCAGGGCCCCGCACCATCAAGGCGACGCTCCGCACCGAGCTGCCCGAAGGTTTCCAGACCAGCGAGTTCTTGCTGGAACACGGCTACATCGACCGCATCGTCCGCCGCGCGGACATGAAGAGCGAGATTGCCCGCGCGATCGACTACTGCGGCAAGTAG